Proteins encoded by one window of Mycolicibacterium cosmeticum:
- the xerD gene encoding site-specific tyrosine recombinase XerD translates to MTTAVGTVEHQVRGYLDHLVIERGVAANTISSYRRDLRRYTEHLTERGITDLRDASESDVSDFLVALRQGDPDTGAAALSAVSAARALVAVRGLHKFLTAEGIVDVDVAREVKPATPSRRLPKSLTVDEVVALLEAVGGDRDSDGPLSLRNRALLEVLYSTGARISEAVGLDIDDVDTTSRSVLLRGKGGKQRLVPIGRPAVAALDTYLVRGRPDLARRGKGTPAIFLNARGGRLSRQSAWQVLQDAAEHAGITAAVSPHTMRHSFATHLLEGGADVRVVQELLGHSSVTTTQIYTLVTVNALREVWAGAHPRAL, encoded by the coding sequence GTGACCACGGCTGTCGGCACGGTCGAACACCAGGTGCGGGGTTATCTCGATCACCTGGTCATCGAGCGGGGAGTGGCAGCCAACACCATCAGTTCCTATCGGCGTGACCTGCGCCGCTACACCGAACACCTCACCGAGCGCGGGATCACCGATCTGCGTGACGCCTCGGAGTCCGACGTCAGCGACTTCCTCGTCGCGCTGCGCCAGGGCGACCCGGACACCGGCGCGGCGGCGCTGTCGGCGGTGTCGGCCGCCCGCGCGCTGGTCGCCGTGCGTGGCCTGCACAAGTTCCTGACCGCCGAGGGCATCGTCGACGTCGACGTCGCCCGCGAGGTCAAACCGGCCACCCCGTCACGCCGGCTGCCCAAGAGCCTGACCGTCGACGAGGTGGTGGCGTTGTTGGAGGCCGTCGGCGGCGACCGCGACTCCGACGGGCCGCTGAGCCTGCGCAACCGGGCACTGCTTGAGGTGCTGTACTCGACCGGCGCCCGGATCTCCGAGGCCGTCGGGCTGGACATCGACGACGTCGACACCACATCGCGGTCGGTGCTGCTGCGGGGTAAGGGCGGCAAGCAGCGGCTAGTCCCGATCGGGCGGCCCGCCGTCGCGGCCCTGGACACCTACCTGGTGCGGGGGCGTCCCGACCTGGCCCGGCGCGGTAAGGGTACCCCGGCCATTTTCCTCAACGCCCGCGGCGGCCGGCTGTCCCGGCAGAGCGCCTGGCAGGTGTTGCAGGATGCCGCCGAGCACGCCGGGATCACCGCCGCGGTGTCACCGCACACCATGCGGCACTCGTTCGCCACCCATCTGCTCGAGGGCGGGGCGGACGTGCGCGTCGTGCAGGAACTGCTGGGGCACTCCTCGGTGACCACCACGCAGATCTACACGCTGGTGACGGTCAACGCGTTACGTGAGGTGTGGGCGGGCGCGCACCCGCGCGCTCTTTAG
- a CDS encoding NUDIX domain-containing protein translates to MAEHDFDTLESETVYVGKILALRADEVRMPGGGSARREVVEHYGAVAVVALDDDDNIALVYQYRHPIGRRLWELPAGLLDLGGEPPALTAARELEEEAGLAARHWAVLVDVDSSPGFSDESVRVFLATGLTEVDRPQAHDEEADLRLEWVPLADAVQRVLDGEIVNSIAVGGILAAHTVSDRSRLRPVDTPWPDRPRAFAARQGHP, encoded by the coding sequence GTGGCTGAGCACGACTTCGACACGCTCGAATCCGAAACCGTCTACGTCGGCAAGATTCTCGCCCTGCGCGCCGACGAGGTGCGGATGCCCGGCGGGGGCAGTGCGCGCCGTGAGGTGGTGGAGCACTACGGCGCGGTGGCCGTCGTCGCCCTCGACGACGACGACAACATCGCGCTGGTGTACCAGTACCGCCATCCCATCGGTCGCCGGCTCTGGGAACTGCCCGCCGGCCTGCTCGACCTCGGCGGTGAGCCGCCGGCGCTCACCGCGGCCCGTGAGCTGGAAGAGGAGGCCGGGCTGGCCGCCAGGCACTGGGCCGTGCTGGTCGACGTGGACTCCTCGCCCGGATTCAGCGACGAGAGCGTGCGCGTGTTCCTGGCCACCGGGCTGACCGAGGTGGACCGGCCGCAGGCGCACGACGAGGAGGCCGACCTGCGCCTGGAATGGGTGCCGCTGGCCGACGCCGTGCAGCGGGTGCTCGACGGCGAGATCGTCAATTCCATTGCAGTGGGCGGAATTCTGGCCGCGCACACCGTCTCGGATCGGTCCCGGCTGCGTCCCGTGGACACGCCGTGGCCGGACCGGCCACGTGCCTTCGCCGCCCGCCAAGGCCACCCGTGA